Proteins co-encoded in one Brassica rapa cultivar Chiifu-401-42 chromosome A02, CAAS_Brap_v3.01, whole genome shotgun sequence genomic window:
- the LOC103853681 gene encoding transcription elongation factor 1 homolog, with translation MGKRKSRAKPATTKRMDKLDTVFSCPFCNHGSSVECQINMKEMIGIATCRICEESFSTTITALSEAIDIYSEWIDECERVNTVEDDVEQEEEAEEEEVYEEEEEEEQDDEDDRVSVKRKFNYRDD, from the exons ATGGGAAAGAGGAAGTCAAGGGCGAAGCCTGCTACTACTAAGCGTATGGACAAGCTTGACACTGTCTTTAGCTGTCCTTTCTGCAACCACGGCTCTAGTGTCGAATGCCAAAT TAACATGAAGGAGATGATTGGTATTGCAACTTGTAgaatctgtgaagaaagctttAGCACCACCATCACAG CTTTGAGTGAAGCTATAGACAT CTATAGCGAATGGATTGACGAGTGTGAGAGGGTTAACACTGTGGAAGATGATGttgagcaagaagaagaagccgaagaagaagaagtatatgaagaagaggaagaggaagagcaagatgatgaagatgaccGTGTGTCTGTCAAAAGGAAGTTTAACTACCGAGACGATTAA
- the LOC103853680 gene encoding protein NRT1/ PTR FAMILY 5.2 gives MTLQEVGDDYTKDGTVDLRGNPVRRSQRGRWKACSFVIVYEIFERMAYYGISSNLVIFMTTKLHQGTVQSSNNVTNWVGTSWLTPILGAYIADAHLGRYITFVISSAIYFLGMALLTLSVSLPDLRPPTCTKTNVEDCEKASVLQLAVFFGALYILAIGTGGTKPNISTIGADQFDVFDPKEKIHKHSFFNWWMFSIFFGTLFATTVLVYVQDNVGWALGYGLPTLGLAISIIIFLVGTPFYRHKRPMGSPFTKMARVIVASLRKAQAPMSRDPTCFHELPLLEYESKRTFLIHPTRNLRFLDRASLKTGPTNKWSLCTTTEVEETKQMLRMLPVLFITFVPSMMLAQVITLFVKQGTLLNRHITSNFSIPPASLVGFTTFSMLVTIVIYDQIFVKLARKLTGNPRGITLLQRMGIGIFLHIFIMIIASVTERYRLKVAADHGLVHQTAVPLPLTIFVLLPQFVLMGLADTFLEVAKLEFFYDQAPESMKSLGTSYMTTSLAAGNFMSSFLLSTVARVTKNQGRGWILNNLNESTLDHYYMLFAVINLVNFIFFLMVSKFYVYRAEITDSANEKQETKVLDNNKE, from the exons ATGACATTACAAGAGGTAGGAGATGATTACACAAAAGATGGAACTGTTGATCTTCGGGGCAATCCAGTCCGAAGATCCCAAAGAGGTCGTTGGAAAGCTTGTTCTTTCGTCATTG TGTACGAGATATTTGAAAGAATGGCTTATTATGGAATATCGAGCAATCTAGTAATATTCATGACTACCAAATTGCACCAAGGCACGGTCCAGTCGTCTAACAATGTGACCAATTGGGTTGGGACCAGTTGGCTAACTCCAATATTGGGTGCTTATATTGCCGATGCCCATCTCGGCCGCTACATTACTTTTGTCATCTCTTCCGCTATTTACTTCTTG GGAATGGCGTTGCTGACATTATCAGTATCTCTACCGGACCTTAGGCCACCGACATGTACGAAGACCAATGTTGAAGACTGCGAAAAGGCTTCGGTTTTACAATTAGCCGTTTTCTTTGGAGCGTTATACATATTAGCAATTGGTACAGGAGGCACCAAACCAAACATTTCTACAATAGGAGCAGATCAGTTCGATGTCTTTGACCCAAAGGAGAAGATTCATAAACATTCATTCTTCAATTGGTGGATGTTTAGTATCTTCTTTGGTACTCTCTTTGCCACAACCGTTCTTGTTTATGTTCAAGATAATGTAGGATGGGCCTTAGGTTATGGGCTTCCAACATTGGGACTTGCGATTTCCATTATCATATTCTTGGTAGGTACTCCGTTTTACCGCCATAAACGCCCCATGGGAAGCCCATTCACGAAGATGGCTAGAGTCATTGTGGCTTCACTTCGTAAAGCTCAAGCGCCTATGTCACGTGATCCCACATGCTTCCATGAGCTCCCTCTGTTGGAATATGAGAGCAAGAGAACATTCCTAATCCATCCTACAAGAAATCTAAG ATTCTTAGACAGAGCTTCACTCAAGACCGGACCAACCAATAAATGGAGTCTCTGTACTACAACAGAAgtagaagaaacaaaacaaatgttAAGAATGTTACCTGTCCTGTTCATAACGTTCGTCCCAAGCATGATGCTCGCTCAAGTCATCACTCTATTCGTCAAACAAGGAACCCTCCTCAACCGTCACATCACCAGCAACTTCAGCATCCCACCCGCAAGTCTCGTAGGGTTCACTACATTCTCCATGCTCGTCACCATAGTCATATACGACCAAATCTTTGTTAAGCTCGCCAGAAAACTAACCGGAAACCCAAGAGGCATCACATTGCTTCAACGAATGGGAATCGGTATCTTCCTCCACATCTTTATCATGATCATTGCATCAGTAACAGAACGGTATAGGCTCAAGGTCGCTGCTGACCATGGACTAGTCCACCAGACCGCTGTACCACTACCCTTGACCATTTTCGTGTTGCTGCCACAGTTTGTGCTAATGGGTTTGGCTGATACTTTCTTAGAAGTAGCTAAGCTTGAGTTTTTCTACGATCAAGCACCTGAGAGTATGAAAAGCCTCGGGACATCTTACATGACCACCAGTTTAGCAGCCGGGAACTTCATGAGCAGCTTCTTGCTTTCGACAGTGGCTCGGGTGACGAAGAACCAGGGAAGAGGATGGATTCTTAACAACTTGAATGAGTCGACGTTGGATCACTATTACATGCTCTTTGCGGTTATAAACTTGGTtaacttcatcttcttcttgatgGTGTCTAAGTTCTATGTGTACAGAGCTGAAATCACTGATTCAGCAAACGAAAAACAGGAGACAAAGGTTCTAGATAACAACAAGGAGTAA